The DNA region GGGTTAGCCCTGGGTGATGGTGACGTCGTCTACGGCGGCCTCTACCAGGCTGGCGGTGCCCGCGTCGGCGGCTTCGATGAGGATTCTTACGGTTTGGCCGGGATAGGGGGTCAGGCTCCAACTGCTTGAGGTCCAGGTGGCGTTGCGGTTGGTGGCGGTGGCGGACTGGGTGAAGAGGGGGGTGGTGCCGGCGTTGTGGATCACGGAGACCCGGAAGTAGTCGGCGCTGGTGGCGTTGCTGCCGTGGGCCAGGTACCAGGACATCTTCAGGGTCAGCGGGCCGGTGGCGGGCAGGGTGATGGCGGGTGAGCGGACGCTGGTCGTACCGCCGTCGATGTCGTGGTCGCCGGCGGAGGTGCCGGCCAGCCGGCCGGTGACCAGGCTGTTCGTGCCGGAGAGGGCGGTTAGTTGCTTGGCGCCGCTGGAGTTGGTGGCCTGCGGCACGCCACGCTCCCAGTTTCCGCTGGTGGCGGTGTCGGTGCCGGCCGGGTTGGTGGTCCAGCCGGTGGAGGTCTCGAAGGTATCCGACCAGACCGTCGTCGCCGGGGTGCCGGCGGCCAGGGTCCAGAGGGCGTACGCGGCGGCGTCACCGGCCCGGTTGAGCACAGTGTCGGAGATGTTGCTCGGGTACGTGTCGCAGGACCGGTGGTAGCAGGGGTCGAAGGCGCTCTGGGTGCCGCCCCACTTGGTCACCTGCGCGGCGGTCTTCACCCGGGAGGCGCCCGCCGCCACCCCGGAGGTCTGCACCCCGATCGCGTTGAAGGGGGCGTCGTCGGAACGGCCGGCGCCTTCGGTGTTCTCCTCGGTCGGCACCCCGATGGAGTCGTAGTACGCCTTCAGGGTCTGGCCGGGCACGGAGGTGATCCGGTTGATGAAGTAGCCGCCGTTGACGGAGCCGACCATGTCGAAGTTGAAGTAGGCCTTGATCTTCGCCCGTTCCGTGCTGGACAGGGAGTTGGCGTAGAACCGGGACCCGTTGAGGCCCTGCTCCTCGTCGGTCCAGAAGGCGAACCGGACCCGGCTGGTCAGGCTCGGATTGGTCGCCGCGAGGGTCAGGGCGATCTCCAGCAGGGTCGCCGACCCGGAGGCGTTGTCGTTGATGCCGGGACCGGCCGACACCCCGTCCAGGTGGGCGCCGAACATGTAGATGCTGTTCGGGTCCCCACCGCCCGGCCAGTCGGCGATCACGTTAGGACCGGCGCCGCTGGTGCAGCCGGAGGTGCAGTTCTGCCGGGTAACGGTGAACCCGGCGGCGGCCAGTCTGTTGTAGACGTAGGTCACCGAGGCGGTGTAGCCGGCGCCGGTGGCGCGTCGGTTGCCGCCGTTGTTGGTAGCGATCGTCTGGAACTGCTGAATATGCGCCTTGGTGTTGGTCAGCGAGATGTCCGGCACCGCCAGGGCGGAAGCCACCGGGGTGGTCGCGGGAGCGGTGGTCGGCACGGCGACCACGGCGACGAGGGTCAGAGCCAGTGCCGTGCAGGCACGCAACACCGTAGTTACTCGCAACGTCTTCTCCTGCCGGGTAGGGAACGCCGGCACCACCGGCAGCCGCAGATTAGGACCGTGCGGAGAATGGCGTAAACACATCGCCCTATACCGCTTTATCCATAGCGTGACGAGGAGCTAGGTGGGAGTCTGCGACCGGACCACCGCCCACGTCGCGCCTCTGGTCACCCTGACCGCCCGCCGGCCGCCGAAGCCGCAGGTCTGAGCAGGGGGCTCAGTCCCACCAGAAGGCCCAGGTCGGGGCGTCGACGAGACGCTCCGCGTAGGCGGCGAGAGTGTACGGACGCTGCCCTTGCAGGATGTTGTCCGGGCAGAAGGCGAAGTGTTCGGCGGCGATGGGCAGCGCCTCATCCAGGTTGCTAGGCGGCGCGGCGACGCTGAGGTACAGCTCGGCGAAGCCGACCCCGATCACCCGTACCCCGAAGCGGTCCTCCCAGCTGCGCAGCACCGCGCACAGTTCGGCGACCCCGATGTGGTTGATCGCGCCGTGCCACCCGAGGGTGGCCAACACGTCGCTGCCGCGCGGCGCGGCGACCAGGCCGAGACGCATCTCCGGCTGGGCCTGCGACAGTTGCTCGGCCCAGTGGTCGGCGTGCTGTCGCACCCCCACCCGGGACGGCAGCTCCGGGGCCAGGCCCGGCCAGGTCCGGCCGTACGGGGCGGTGAGGGAATCCTCATCGGCCGGGGGCGGCGAGTCGTCGTCGGTCAGCGCGGCCCACCGGTCGGTGAGCACCCCCTCGACGTCATGCTGGTCGGGGGTGGAGGCCGCGGGCCAGAGCTCACCGTCTGTCCAGGGGCGGGACATGTCACCGCCGAGCCCGTCCAGCAGCACCGGCCACAACCCGGAGTCCTGATGTACGGCGTGCAGGCGCGACCACAGCCCGGCCGGTGCCGGCTCCTCGCTCATCCACAACACCGGCCGATCGTCGACACCCTCGCTGCCGCGTACGGTCTGGCCGGGCGGCAGCGGCACGGCGAGGGTTCGCGGAGCATCGTCCGGGAACAGTTCCAGCAGGTCGGCGGGCATCTCGTTCAACTGCGACGTCACGAGGCGTGAGAGTAGCGGCCGGGGCTGACTTTTCCGCGCTCCGCGCGGCGGCACCTTAAAACCGGTTGTCCCGCCGGGCGGGCTGCGCCAGGGTGGGCGCATGACGTACTGACGGATCGCACCCCGCCGCGCCGAGACCCCTCCGCGCCCCCTCGTGCCCTCATCCACCGTCCGTGCCTCCTCATTCTCCTCGGGAGAGAAATCCTTGTCTGAGCTGCACCTGCGGCAGTCGACGCTGCCCGCCTCCGACCCCGCCACGATCAGCGTCTTCGCCTCACCCACCAGTTGGATCGAGTCCGAGGCCCACACCCAGTGTCGTCAGGTAGCCGCCCTCGACGGCATGATCCACGTCGCCGCCATGCCCGACCTGCATCCGGGCAAGGGCGCCCCGATCGGGGCCGCGATGGCCTCCCGGGTGCTGTATCCGTTCCTCGTCGGATCCGACATCGGCTGCGGCATCGCGGTGTTCCCGATCCGGCTCAAGCGACCCGTACCGGAGAAGCTGGCCGCCCGGTTCCCGGACCTGGACCGGCCGCTGAATCCCGACCTGGACGCCGACGATCCGGCCTGGACGGTGCTGACCGGCGAGATACCCGCCGGCCACGTCGAGGGCCTGGGCACGGTGGGCCGGGGCAACCACTTCGTCGAGCTGGCCCGGATCGGGGCGGTGCTCGACCCGACCCACGCCAGTCGTCTCGGGCTGGCCGCCGATGACCTGGTGCTCGTCGTGCACTCCGGTTCCCGAGGGCTGGGCGAACGAATCCTGCGGGAGCACACCGAAGGGCACGGCGCGGGCCCGGCCCCGGATCCACAGGCCTACCTGGCCCGACACGACGAGGCCGTACGGTGGGGTGCGCTGAACCGTCGGCTACTGGCCGCCCGGGTCGCGTACGCCCTGGGCGCCGCGCCGACCGAGCCGATCGTGGACCAGTGCCACAACCTGGTGGAGGTACGCGACGGCGGCTACCTGCACCGCAAGGGTGCGGCACCGGGTGACGGCCGGGACGTGCTGATCGCCGGCACCCGGGGTACCCCCTCCTACCTGGTGGCCGCGCACGCCGGTCCGGAGGCGAACTACTCGGTGGCGCACG from Micromonospora sp. NBC_01739 includes:
- a CDS encoding RNA ligase RtcB family protein — protein: MSELHLRQSTLPASDPATISVFASPTSWIESEAHTQCRQVAALDGMIHVAAMPDLHPGKGAPIGAAMASRVLYPFLVGSDIGCGIAVFPIRLKRPVPEKLAARFPDLDRPLNPDLDADDPAWTVLTGEIPAGHVEGLGTVGRGNHFVELARIGAVLDPTHASRLGLAADDLVLVVHSGSRGLGERILREHTEGHGAGPAPDPQAYLARHDEAVRWGALNRRLLAARVAYALGAAPTEPIVDQCHNLVEVRDGGYLHRKGAAPGDGRDVLIAGTRGTPSYLVAAHAGPEANYSVAHGAGRKMSRADALRRGRAKHTVEELRRTPVGSLVVCGDRQLLFEEAPGAYKRIEQVIADLVTHRLATPIATTIPLVTYKTADLAAGSRRDERRRRGRR
- a CDS encoding DUF4253 domain-containing protein — translated: MTSQLNEMPADLLELFPDDAPRTLAVPLPPGQTVRGSEGVDDRPVLWMSEEPAPAGLWSRLHAVHQDSGLWPVLLDGLGGDMSRPWTDGELWPAASTPDQHDVEGVLTDRWAALTDDDSPPPADEDSLTAPYGRTWPGLAPELPSRVGVRQHADHWAEQLSQAQPEMRLGLVAAPRGSDVLATLGWHGAINHIGVAELCAVLRSWEDRFGVRVIGVGFAELYLSVAAPPSNLDEALPIAAEHFAFCPDNILQGQRPYTLAAYAERLVDAPTWAFWWD
- a CDS encoding M20/M25/M40 family metallo-hydrolase, yielding MLRACTALALTLVAVVAVPTTAPATTPVASALAVPDISLTNTKAHIQQFQTIATNNGGNRRATGAGYTASVTYVYNRLAAAGFTVTRQNCTSGCTSGAGPNVIADWPGGGDPNSIYMFGAHLDGVSAGPGINDNASGSATLLEIALTLAATNPSLTSRVRFAFWTDEEQGLNGSRFYANSLSSTERAKIKAYFNFDMVGSVNGGYFINRITSVPGQTLKAYYDSIGVPTEENTEGAGRSDDAPFNAIGVQTSGVAAGASRVKTAAQVTKWGGTQSAFDPCYHRSCDTYPSNISDTVLNRAGDAAAYALWTLAAGTPATTVWSDTFETSTGWTTNPAGTDTATSGNWERGVPQATNSSGAKQLTALSGTNSLVTGRLAGTSAGDHDIDGGTTSVRSPAITLPATGPLTLKMSWYLAHGSNATSADYFRVSVIHNAGTTPLFTQSATATNRNATWTSSSWSLTPYPGQTVRILIEAADAGTASLVEAAVDDVTITQG